One Spinacia oleracea cultivar Varoflay chromosome 4, BTI_SOV_V1, whole genome shotgun sequence DNA segment encodes these proteins:
- the LOC110782709 gene encoding zinc finger CCCH domain-containing protein 18 isoform X6, with protein MDLSEATKILLDRIQKLEPEIATKIIGCILIQDHGEREMIRLAYAPEQFIENLVQKTKLQLGYLSKSPVSSSLSSPVSINPSPVSDVSMNYMPFSPNGSRPYSSPTAFPVRHAPYWDLQSLTPEQQSILSSDFQSYGDSIAEDFCLQNQGQFMGFDEQMDSTNFPGDVYYGDAALSNLRSRRSPNLSDLPTKMCHYFSKGFCKHGSSCRYSHGPDSFQTLYSPNELGLDDHIFSPGSLEKLELEISELLKSRRGNPVSIASLPMLFYEKYGRTLQADGYLTESQRHGRAGYSLTKLLARLKRIRLIDRAHGQHAVILTEDASKYNLDNRTERNDPGPIVSGSRQIYLTFPAESTFTEEDVSNYFGTFGAVEDVRIPCQQKRMFGFVTFASANTVKTVLAKGNPHFVCGSRVLVKPYREKSKLVDRKFMEKNDHVPRCEAPRFLRRQLMEEQEHAIERERRRISELQLGRKNMINRQFMGYGMEELSAFEDHSKISSAEEYHYLLDVFNNCSLTDDRLNNLSPDYTDQESQGIDLPESPFASTMGNGISTVI; from the exons ATGGATTTATCAGAAGCAACAAAAATATTACTTGACAGGATTCAGAAATTAGAACCAGAAATAGCAACCAAAATTATAGGATGTATTCTTATACAAGATCATGGTGAAAGGGAAATGATAAGGCTAGCTTATGCTCCTGAACAGTTTATAGAAAATTTGGTACAGAAAACTAAGCTACAGCTTGGGTATCTCTCAAAATCCCCTGTTTCGTCCTCCTTATCTTCTCCTGTTTCCATCAACCCTTCACCAGTTTCGGATGTGTCGATGAATTACATGCCGTTTTCACCCAACGGCTCTAGACCCTACTCGTCTCCAACTGCATTTCCGGTCCGACATGCACCCTATTGGGACCTGCAGTCTCTGACACCCGAGCAACAATCGATTCTGAGTTCTGATTTTCAATCATATGGAGACTCAATTGCAGAAGATTTCTGTCTTCAGAATCAGGGTCAGTTCATGGGGTTTGATGAACAAATGGACTCAACAAATTTTCCTGGTGATGTTTATTATGGTGATGCTGCATTGAGTAATCTGAGAAGTCGTCGATCACCAAATTTGTCGGATTTGCCTACCAAAATGTGCCATTATTTTAGCAAAGGGTTTTGTAAACATGGGAGTAGCTGCCGTTATTCGCATGGACCAGATAGTTTCCAAACACTTTATAGTCCAAATGAACTTGGGCTTGATGATCATATATTTTCCCCTGGCTCACTAGAAAAACTGGAGCTTGAGATAAGTGAACTCTTAAAATCAAGGAGGGGGAATCCTGTTTCTATTGCTTCACTTCCCATGTTGTTTTATGAGAAGTATGGAAGAACCCTTCAAGCTGATGGCTACCTCACTGAGAGTCAGAGGCATGGTCGAGCTGGTTATAGCTTGACCAAACTTCTTGCTCGATTGAAGAGAATTCGGCTAATTGATAG AGCACACGGACAACATGCAGTCATCTTAACTGAAGATGCTTCTAAATACAATTTGGATAATCGAACTGAAAGGAATGATCCAGGTCCAATTGTCAGTGGATCTCGGCAGATATACTTGACATTTCCTGCAGAGAGCACATTCACTGAAGAAGACGTATCCAACTATTTCGG CACTTTCGGTGCTGTTGAAGATGTTAGGATCCCTTGCCAACAAAAGCGCATGTTTGGATTCGTGACTTTTGCAAGTGCAAATACCGTCAAGACTGTTTTGGCTAAAGGAAACCCACATTTTGTTTGCGGGTCTCGTGTTCTTGTTAAACCTTATAGGGAGAAATCGAAGCTTGTCGACAG GAAGTTCATGGAGAAAAATGATCACG TGCCTAGATGTGAGGCCCCGAGGTTTCTAAGGAGGCAACTTATGGAAGAGCAGGAGCACGCTATTGAAAGGGAAAGGAGACGCATCTCTGAATTGCAGCTTGGACGTAAAAATATGATCAATCGGCAATTCATGGGCTATGGCATGGAGGAGCTAAGTGCTTTTGAAG ATCATTCGAAAATATCAAGTGCCGAAGAATACCACTATCTGCTGGATGTTTTCAATAACTGCAGTCTAACTGATGACAGATTGAATAATCTGAGCCCTGACTACACCGATCAAGAAAG CCAGGGGATTGATCTTCCGGAGAGCCCCTTTGCGTCAACAATGGGAAACGGCATTTCTACAGTCATCTAG
- the LOC110782709 gene encoding zinc finger CCCH domain-containing protein 18 isoform X5, producing the protein MDLSEATKILLDRIQKLEPEIATKIIGCILIQDHGEREMIRLAYAPEQFIENLVQKTKLQLGYLSKSPVSSSLSSPVSINPSPVSDVSMNYMPFSPNGSRPYSSPTAFPVRHAPYWDLQSLTPEQQSILSSDFQSYGDSIAEDFCLQNQGQFMGFDEQMDSTNFPGDVYYGDAALSNLRSRRSPNLSDLPTKMCHYFSKGFCKHGSSCRYSHGPDSFQTLYSPNELGLDDHIFSPGSLEKLELEISELLKSRRGNPVSIASLPMLFYEKYGRTLQADGYLTESQRHGRAGYSLTKLLARLKRIRLIDSRAHGQHAVILTEDASKYNLDNRTERNDPGPIVSGSRQIYLTFPAESTFTEEDVSNYFGTFGAVEDVRIPCQQKRMFGFVTFASANTVKTVLAKGNPHFVCGSRVLVKPYREKSKLVDRKFMEKNDHVPRCEAPRFLRRQLMEEQEHAIERERRRISELQLGRKNMINRQFMGYGMEELSAFEDHSKISSAEEYHYLLDVFNNCSLTDDRLNNLSPDYTDQESSQGIDLPESPFASTMGNGISTVI; encoded by the exons ATGGATTTATCAGAAGCAACAAAAATATTACTTGACAGGATTCAGAAATTAGAACCAGAAATAGCAACCAAAATTATAGGATGTATTCTTATACAAGATCATGGTGAAAGGGAAATGATAAGGCTAGCTTATGCTCCTGAACAGTTTATAGAAAATTTGGTACAGAAAACTAAGCTACAGCTTGGGTATCTCTCAAAATCCCCTGTTTCGTCCTCCTTATCTTCTCCTGTTTCCATCAACCCTTCACCAGTTTCGGATGTGTCGATGAATTACATGCCGTTTTCACCCAACGGCTCTAGACCCTACTCGTCTCCAACTGCATTTCCGGTCCGACATGCACCCTATTGGGACCTGCAGTCTCTGACACCCGAGCAACAATCGATTCTGAGTTCTGATTTTCAATCATATGGAGACTCAATTGCAGAAGATTTCTGTCTTCAGAATCAGGGTCAGTTCATGGGGTTTGATGAACAAATGGACTCAACAAATTTTCCTGGTGATGTTTATTATGGTGATGCTGCATTGAGTAATCTGAGAAGTCGTCGATCACCAAATTTGTCGGATTTGCCTACCAAAATGTGCCATTATTTTAGCAAAGGGTTTTGTAAACATGGGAGTAGCTGCCGTTATTCGCATGGACCAGATAGTTTCCAAACACTTTATAGTCCAAATGAACTTGGGCTTGATGATCATATATTTTCCCCTGGCTCACTAGAAAAACTGGAGCTTGAGATAAGTGAACTCTTAAAATCAAGGAGGGGGAATCCTGTTTCTATTGCTTCACTTCCCATGTTGTTTTATGAGAAGTATGGAAGAACCCTTCAAGCTGATGGCTACCTCACTGAGAGTCAGAGGCATGGTCGAGCTGGTTATAGCTTGACCAAACTTCTTGCTCGATTGAAGAGAATTCGGCTAATTGATAG CAGAGCACACGGACAACATGCAGTCATCTTAACTGAAGATGCTTCTAAATACAATTTGGATAATCGAACTGAAAGGAATGATCCAGGTCCAATTGTCAGTGGATCTCGGCAGATATACTTGACATTTCCTGCAGAGAGCACATTCACTGAAGAAGACGTATCCAACTATTTCGG CACTTTCGGTGCTGTTGAAGATGTTAGGATCCCTTGCCAACAAAAGCGCATGTTTGGATTCGTGACTTTTGCAAGTGCAAATACCGTCAAGACTGTTTTGGCTAAAGGAAACCCACATTTTGTTTGCGGGTCTCGTGTTCTTGTTAAACCTTATAGGGAGAAATCGAAGCTTGTCGACAG GAAGTTCATGGAGAAAAATGATCACG TGCCTAGATGTGAGGCCCCGAGGTTTCTAAGGAGGCAACTTATGGAAGAGCAGGAGCACGCTATTGAAAGGGAAAGGAGACGCATCTCTGAATTGCAGCTTGGACGTAAAAATATGATCAATCGGCAATTCATGGGCTATGGCATGGAGGAGCTAAGTGCTTTTGAAG ATCATTCGAAAATATCAAGTGCCGAAGAATACCACTATCTGCTGGATGTTTTCAATAACTGCAGTCTAACTGATGACAGATTGAATAATCTGAGCCCTGACTACACCGATCAAGAAAG CAGCCAGGGGATTGATCTTCCGGAGAGCCCCTTTGCGTCAACAATGGGAAACGGCATTTCTACAGTCATCTAG
- the LOC110782709 gene encoding zinc finger CCCH domain-containing protein 18 isoform X1, with protein sequence MDLSEATKILLDRIQKLEPEIATKIIGCILIQDHGEREMIRLAYAPEQFIENLVQKTKLQLGYLSKSPVSSSLSSPVSINPSPVSDVSMNYMPFSPNGSRPYSSPTAFPVRHAPYWDLQSLTPEQQSILSSDFQSYGDSIAEDFCLQNQGQFMGFDEQMDSTNFPGDVYYGDAALSNLRSRRSPNLSDLPTKMCHYFSKGFCKHGSSCRYSHGPDSFQTLYSPNELGLDDHIFSPGSLEKLELEISELLKSRRGNPVSIASLPMLFYEKYGRTLQADGYLTESQRHGRAGYSLTKLLARLKRIRLIDSRAHGQHAVILTEDASKYNLDNRTERNDPGPIVSGSRQIYLTFPAESTFTEEDVSNYFGTFGAVEDVRIPCQQKRMFGFVTFASANTVKTVLAKGNPHFVCGSRVLVKPYREKSKLVDRKFMEKNDHGMYYPGNYLELEPDFHPMPRCEAPRFLRRQLMEEQEHAIERERRRISELQLGRKNMINRQFMGYGMEELSAFEDHSKISSAEEYHYLLDVFNNCSLTDDRLNNLSPDYTDQESSQGIDLPESPFASTMGNGISTVI encoded by the exons ATGGATTTATCAGAAGCAACAAAAATATTACTTGACAGGATTCAGAAATTAGAACCAGAAATAGCAACCAAAATTATAGGATGTATTCTTATACAAGATCATGGTGAAAGGGAAATGATAAGGCTAGCTTATGCTCCTGAACAGTTTATAGAAAATTTGGTACAGAAAACTAAGCTACAGCTTGGGTATCTCTCAAAATCCCCTGTTTCGTCCTCCTTATCTTCTCCTGTTTCCATCAACCCTTCACCAGTTTCGGATGTGTCGATGAATTACATGCCGTTTTCACCCAACGGCTCTAGACCCTACTCGTCTCCAACTGCATTTCCGGTCCGACATGCACCCTATTGGGACCTGCAGTCTCTGACACCCGAGCAACAATCGATTCTGAGTTCTGATTTTCAATCATATGGAGACTCAATTGCAGAAGATTTCTGTCTTCAGAATCAGGGTCAGTTCATGGGGTTTGATGAACAAATGGACTCAACAAATTTTCCTGGTGATGTTTATTATGGTGATGCTGCATTGAGTAATCTGAGAAGTCGTCGATCACCAAATTTGTCGGATTTGCCTACCAAAATGTGCCATTATTTTAGCAAAGGGTTTTGTAAACATGGGAGTAGCTGCCGTTATTCGCATGGACCAGATAGTTTCCAAACACTTTATAGTCCAAATGAACTTGGGCTTGATGATCATATATTTTCCCCTGGCTCACTAGAAAAACTGGAGCTTGAGATAAGTGAACTCTTAAAATCAAGGAGGGGGAATCCTGTTTCTATTGCTTCACTTCCCATGTTGTTTTATGAGAAGTATGGAAGAACCCTTCAAGCTGATGGCTACCTCACTGAGAGTCAGAGGCATGGTCGAGCTGGTTATAGCTTGACCAAACTTCTTGCTCGATTGAAGAGAATTCGGCTAATTGATAG CAGAGCACACGGACAACATGCAGTCATCTTAACTGAAGATGCTTCTAAATACAATTTGGATAATCGAACTGAAAGGAATGATCCAGGTCCAATTGTCAGTGGATCTCGGCAGATATACTTGACATTTCCTGCAGAGAGCACATTCACTGAAGAAGACGTATCCAACTATTTCGG CACTTTCGGTGCTGTTGAAGATGTTAGGATCCCTTGCCAACAAAAGCGCATGTTTGGATTCGTGACTTTTGCAAGTGCAAATACCGTCAAGACTGTTTTGGCTAAAGGAAACCCACATTTTGTTTGCGGGTCTCGTGTTCTTGTTAAACCTTATAGGGAGAAATCGAAGCTTGTCGACAG GAAGTTCATGGAGAAAAATGATCACGGTATGTATTACCCTGGAAATTATTTGGAGCTAGAACCTGACTTTCACCCTA TGCCTAGATGTGAGGCCCCGAGGTTTCTAAGGAGGCAACTTATGGAAGAGCAGGAGCACGCTATTGAAAGGGAAAGGAGACGCATCTCTGAATTGCAGCTTGGACGTAAAAATATGATCAATCGGCAATTCATGGGCTATGGCATGGAGGAGCTAAGTGCTTTTGAAG ATCATTCGAAAATATCAAGTGCCGAAGAATACCACTATCTGCTGGATGTTTTCAATAACTGCAGTCTAACTGATGACAGATTGAATAATCTGAGCCCTGACTACACCGATCAAGAAAG CAGCCAGGGGATTGATCTTCCGGAGAGCCCCTTTGCGTCAACAATGGGAAACGGCATTTCTACAGTCATCTAG
- the LOC130472435 gene encoding uncharacterized protein — MGSSLSRTRGDSGVGTSGQRIPDSNCDWGSKCNCPNNEHSYSAEYKNNLYLAQKENTSTRNYLEEWFRKREVEPGEEVESKYDDRKPTPSDLRFFGEGDSDEEPSGSDSFDLVYVGECENENGDAVGSPGQLSSGYPSSKKGEKGKKSASASDDA, encoded by the exons ATGGGTTCTTCTTTGTCTAGAACTCGAGGTGATTCTGGGGTGGGAACTTCTGGTCAAAGAATCCCCGATTCCAACTGTGATTGGGGATCCAAGTGCAACTGTCCCAATAACGAGCATTCCTACTCCGccgaatataaaaacaatctgtatttggcccaaaaagaaaatacgagtactcgaaactatttggaagaatggtttcggaagagggaagtggagccaggagaggaggttgagtcaaaatatgacgatcggaaacccactccctcagatctgcgttttttcggtgaaggagattccgatgag gaaccaagtgggtctgattcatttgatctggtgtatgttggagagtgtgaaaatgagaatggtgatgctgttgggtctccaggacaactttcatctggttatccctcctcaaagaaaggagaaaagggaaaaaaatcggcttcagcatctgatgatgcttag
- the LOC110782709 gene encoding zinc finger CCCH domain-containing protein 18 isoform X4: MDLSEATKILLDRIQKLEPEIATKIIGCILIQDHGEREMIRLAYAPEQFIENLVQKTKLQLGYLSKSPVSSSLSSPVSINPSPVSDVSMNYMPFSPNGSRPYSSPTAFPVRHAPYWDLQSLTPEQQSILSSDFQSYGDSIAEDFCLQNQGQFMGFDEQMDSTNFPGDVYYGDAALSNLRSRRSPNLSDLPTKMCHYFSKGFCKHGSSCRYSHGPDSFQTLYSPNELGLDDHIFSPGSLEKLELEISELLKSRRGNPVSIASLPMLFYEKYGRTLQADGYLTESQRHGRAGYSLTKLLARLKRIRLIDRAHGQHAVILTEDASKYNLDNRTERNDPGPIVSGSRQIYLTFPAESTFTEEDVSNYFGTFGAVEDVRIPCQQKRMFGFVTFASANTVKTVLAKGNPHFVCGSRVLVKPYREKSKLVDRKFMEKNDHGMYYPGNYLELEPDFHPMPRCEAPRFLRRQLMEEQEHAIERERRRISELQLGRKNMINRQFMGYGMEELSAFEDHSKISSAEEYHYLLDVFNNCSLTDDRLNNLSPDYTDQESQGIDLPESPFASTMGNGISTVI, encoded by the exons ATGGATTTATCAGAAGCAACAAAAATATTACTTGACAGGATTCAGAAATTAGAACCAGAAATAGCAACCAAAATTATAGGATGTATTCTTATACAAGATCATGGTGAAAGGGAAATGATAAGGCTAGCTTATGCTCCTGAACAGTTTATAGAAAATTTGGTACAGAAAACTAAGCTACAGCTTGGGTATCTCTCAAAATCCCCTGTTTCGTCCTCCTTATCTTCTCCTGTTTCCATCAACCCTTCACCAGTTTCGGATGTGTCGATGAATTACATGCCGTTTTCACCCAACGGCTCTAGACCCTACTCGTCTCCAACTGCATTTCCGGTCCGACATGCACCCTATTGGGACCTGCAGTCTCTGACACCCGAGCAACAATCGATTCTGAGTTCTGATTTTCAATCATATGGAGACTCAATTGCAGAAGATTTCTGTCTTCAGAATCAGGGTCAGTTCATGGGGTTTGATGAACAAATGGACTCAACAAATTTTCCTGGTGATGTTTATTATGGTGATGCTGCATTGAGTAATCTGAGAAGTCGTCGATCACCAAATTTGTCGGATTTGCCTACCAAAATGTGCCATTATTTTAGCAAAGGGTTTTGTAAACATGGGAGTAGCTGCCGTTATTCGCATGGACCAGATAGTTTCCAAACACTTTATAGTCCAAATGAACTTGGGCTTGATGATCATATATTTTCCCCTGGCTCACTAGAAAAACTGGAGCTTGAGATAAGTGAACTCTTAAAATCAAGGAGGGGGAATCCTGTTTCTATTGCTTCACTTCCCATGTTGTTTTATGAGAAGTATGGAAGAACCCTTCAAGCTGATGGCTACCTCACTGAGAGTCAGAGGCATGGTCGAGCTGGTTATAGCTTGACCAAACTTCTTGCTCGATTGAAGAGAATTCGGCTAATTGATAG AGCACACGGACAACATGCAGTCATCTTAACTGAAGATGCTTCTAAATACAATTTGGATAATCGAACTGAAAGGAATGATCCAGGTCCAATTGTCAGTGGATCTCGGCAGATATACTTGACATTTCCTGCAGAGAGCACATTCACTGAAGAAGACGTATCCAACTATTTCGG CACTTTCGGTGCTGTTGAAGATGTTAGGATCCCTTGCCAACAAAAGCGCATGTTTGGATTCGTGACTTTTGCAAGTGCAAATACCGTCAAGACTGTTTTGGCTAAAGGAAACCCACATTTTGTTTGCGGGTCTCGTGTTCTTGTTAAACCTTATAGGGAGAAATCGAAGCTTGTCGACAG GAAGTTCATGGAGAAAAATGATCACGGTATGTATTACCCTGGAAATTATTTGGAGCTAGAACCTGACTTTCACCCTA TGCCTAGATGTGAGGCCCCGAGGTTTCTAAGGAGGCAACTTATGGAAGAGCAGGAGCACGCTATTGAAAGGGAAAGGAGACGCATCTCTGAATTGCAGCTTGGACGTAAAAATATGATCAATCGGCAATTCATGGGCTATGGCATGGAGGAGCTAAGTGCTTTTGAAG ATCATTCGAAAATATCAAGTGCCGAAGAATACCACTATCTGCTGGATGTTTTCAATAACTGCAGTCTAACTGATGACAGATTGAATAATCTGAGCCCTGACTACACCGATCAAGAAAG CCAGGGGATTGATCTTCCGGAGAGCCCCTTTGCGTCAACAATGGGAAACGGCATTTCTACAGTCATCTAG
- the LOC110782709 gene encoding zinc finger CCCH domain-containing protein 18 isoform X2 produces the protein MDLSEATKILLDRIQKLEPEIATKIIGCILIQDHGEREMIRLAYAPEQFIENLVQKTKLQLGYLSKSPVSSSLSSPVSINPSPVSDVSMNYMPFSPNGSRPYSSPTAFPVRHAPYWDLQSLTPEQQSILSSDFQSYGDSIAEDFCLQNQGQFMGFDEQMDSTNFPGDVYYGDAALSNLRSRRSPNLSDLPTKMCHYFSKGFCKHGSSCRYSHGPDSFQTLYSPNELGLDDHIFSPGSLEKLELEISELLKSRRGNPVSIASLPMLFYEKYGRTLQADGYLTESQRHGRAGYSLTKLLARLKRIRLIDSRAHGQHAVILTEDASKYNLDNRTERNDPGPIVSGSRQIYLTFPAESTFTEEDVSNYFGTFGAVEDVRIPCQQKRMFGFVTFASANTVKTVLAKGNPHFVCGSRVLVKPYREKSKLVDRKFMEKNDHGMYYPGNYLELEPDFHPMPRCEAPRFLRRQLMEEQEHAIERERRRISELQLGRKNMINRQFMGYGMEELSAFEDHSKISSAEEYHYLLDVFNNCSLTDDRLNNLSPDYTDQESQGIDLPESPFASTMGNGISTVI, from the exons ATGGATTTATCAGAAGCAACAAAAATATTACTTGACAGGATTCAGAAATTAGAACCAGAAATAGCAACCAAAATTATAGGATGTATTCTTATACAAGATCATGGTGAAAGGGAAATGATAAGGCTAGCTTATGCTCCTGAACAGTTTATAGAAAATTTGGTACAGAAAACTAAGCTACAGCTTGGGTATCTCTCAAAATCCCCTGTTTCGTCCTCCTTATCTTCTCCTGTTTCCATCAACCCTTCACCAGTTTCGGATGTGTCGATGAATTACATGCCGTTTTCACCCAACGGCTCTAGACCCTACTCGTCTCCAACTGCATTTCCGGTCCGACATGCACCCTATTGGGACCTGCAGTCTCTGACACCCGAGCAACAATCGATTCTGAGTTCTGATTTTCAATCATATGGAGACTCAATTGCAGAAGATTTCTGTCTTCAGAATCAGGGTCAGTTCATGGGGTTTGATGAACAAATGGACTCAACAAATTTTCCTGGTGATGTTTATTATGGTGATGCTGCATTGAGTAATCTGAGAAGTCGTCGATCACCAAATTTGTCGGATTTGCCTACCAAAATGTGCCATTATTTTAGCAAAGGGTTTTGTAAACATGGGAGTAGCTGCCGTTATTCGCATGGACCAGATAGTTTCCAAACACTTTATAGTCCAAATGAACTTGGGCTTGATGATCATATATTTTCCCCTGGCTCACTAGAAAAACTGGAGCTTGAGATAAGTGAACTCTTAAAATCAAGGAGGGGGAATCCTGTTTCTATTGCTTCACTTCCCATGTTGTTTTATGAGAAGTATGGAAGAACCCTTCAAGCTGATGGCTACCTCACTGAGAGTCAGAGGCATGGTCGAGCTGGTTATAGCTTGACCAAACTTCTTGCTCGATTGAAGAGAATTCGGCTAATTGATAG CAGAGCACACGGACAACATGCAGTCATCTTAACTGAAGATGCTTCTAAATACAATTTGGATAATCGAACTGAAAGGAATGATCCAGGTCCAATTGTCAGTGGATCTCGGCAGATATACTTGACATTTCCTGCAGAGAGCACATTCACTGAAGAAGACGTATCCAACTATTTCGG CACTTTCGGTGCTGTTGAAGATGTTAGGATCCCTTGCCAACAAAAGCGCATGTTTGGATTCGTGACTTTTGCAAGTGCAAATACCGTCAAGACTGTTTTGGCTAAAGGAAACCCACATTTTGTTTGCGGGTCTCGTGTTCTTGTTAAACCTTATAGGGAGAAATCGAAGCTTGTCGACAG GAAGTTCATGGAGAAAAATGATCACGGTATGTATTACCCTGGAAATTATTTGGAGCTAGAACCTGACTTTCACCCTA TGCCTAGATGTGAGGCCCCGAGGTTTCTAAGGAGGCAACTTATGGAAGAGCAGGAGCACGCTATTGAAAGGGAAAGGAGACGCATCTCTGAATTGCAGCTTGGACGTAAAAATATGATCAATCGGCAATTCATGGGCTATGGCATGGAGGAGCTAAGTGCTTTTGAAG ATCATTCGAAAATATCAAGTGCCGAAGAATACCACTATCTGCTGGATGTTTTCAATAACTGCAGTCTAACTGATGACAGATTGAATAATCTGAGCCCTGACTACACCGATCAAGAAAG CCAGGGGATTGATCTTCCGGAGAGCCCCTTTGCGTCAACAATGGGAAACGGCATTTCTACAGTCATCTAG
- the LOC110782709 gene encoding zinc finger CCCH domain-containing protein 18 isoform X3 — protein MDLSEATKILLDRIQKLEPEIATKIIGCILIQDHGEREMIRLAYAPEQFIENLVQKTKLQLGYLSKSPVSSSLSSPVSINPSPVSDVSMNYMPFSPNGSRPYSSPTAFPVRHAPYWDLQSLTPEQQSILSSDFQSYGDSIAEDFCLQNQGQFMGFDEQMDSTNFPGDVYYGDAALSNLRSRRSPNLSDLPTKMCHYFSKGFCKHGSSCRYSHGPDSFQTLYSPNELGLDDHIFSPGSLEKLELEISELLKSRRGNPVSIASLPMLFYEKYGRTLQADGYLTESQRHGRAGYSLTKLLARLKRIRLIDRAHGQHAVILTEDASKYNLDNRTERNDPGPIVSGSRQIYLTFPAESTFTEEDVSNYFGTFGAVEDVRIPCQQKRMFGFVTFASANTVKTVLAKGNPHFVCGSRVLVKPYREKSKLVDRKFMEKNDHGMYYPGNYLELEPDFHPMPRCEAPRFLRRQLMEEQEHAIERERRRISELQLGRKNMINRQFMGYGMEELSAFEDHSKISSAEEYHYLLDVFNNCSLTDDRLNNLSPDYTDQESSQGIDLPESPFASTMGNGISTVI, from the exons ATGGATTTATCAGAAGCAACAAAAATATTACTTGACAGGATTCAGAAATTAGAACCAGAAATAGCAACCAAAATTATAGGATGTATTCTTATACAAGATCATGGTGAAAGGGAAATGATAAGGCTAGCTTATGCTCCTGAACAGTTTATAGAAAATTTGGTACAGAAAACTAAGCTACAGCTTGGGTATCTCTCAAAATCCCCTGTTTCGTCCTCCTTATCTTCTCCTGTTTCCATCAACCCTTCACCAGTTTCGGATGTGTCGATGAATTACATGCCGTTTTCACCCAACGGCTCTAGACCCTACTCGTCTCCAACTGCATTTCCGGTCCGACATGCACCCTATTGGGACCTGCAGTCTCTGACACCCGAGCAACAATCGATTCTGAGTTCTGATTTTCAATCATATGGAGACTCAATTGCAGAAGATTTCTGTCTTCAGAATCAGGGTCAGTTCATGGGGTTTGATGAACAAATGGACTCAACAAATTTTCCTGGTGATGTTTATTATGGTGATGCTGCATTGAGTAATCTGAGAAGTCGTCGATCACCAAATTTGTCGGATTTGCCTACCAAAATGTGCCATTATTTTAGCAAAGGGTTTTGTAAACATGGGAGTAGCTGCCGTTATTCGCATGGACCAGATAGTTTCCAAACACTTTATAGTCCAAATGAACTTGGGCTTGATGATCATATATTTTCCCCTGGCTCACTAGAAAAACTGGAGCTTGAGATAAGTGAACTCTTAAAATCAAGGAGGGGGAATCCTGTTTCTATTGCTTCACTTCCCATGTTGTTTTATGAGAAGTATGGAAGAACCCTTCAAGCTGATGGCTACCTCACTGAGAGTCAGAGGCATGGTCGAGCTGGTTATAGCTTGACCAAACTTCTTGCTCGATTGAAGAGAATTCGGCTAATTGATAG AGCACACGGACAACATGCAGTCATCTTAACTGAAGATGCTTCTAAATACAATTTGGATAATCGAACTGAAAGGAATGATCCAGGTCCAATTGTCAGTGGATCTCGGCAGATATACTTGACATTTCCTGCAGAGAGCACATTCACTGAAGAAGACGTATCCAACTATTTCGG CACTTTCGGTGCTGTTGAAGATGTTAGGATCCCTTGCCAACAAAAGCGCATGTTTGGATTCGTGACTTTTGCAAGTGCAAATACCGTCAAGACTGTTTTGGCTAAAGGAAACCCACATTTTGTTTGCGGGTCTCGTGTTCTTGTTAAACCTTATAGGGAGAAATCGAAGCTTGTCGACAG GAAGTTCATGGAGAAAAATGATCACGGTATGTATTACCCTGGAAATTATTTGGAGCTAGAACCTGACTTTCACCCTA TGCCTAGATGTGAGGCCCCGAGGTTTCTAAGGAGGCAACTTATGGAAGAGCAGGAGCACGCTATTGAAAGGGAAAGGAGACGCATCTCTGAATTGCAGCTTGGACGTAAAAATATGATCAATCGGCAATTCATGGGCTATGGCATGGAGGAGCTAAGTGCTTTTGAAG ATCATTCGAAAATATCAAGTGCCGAAGAATACCACTATCTGCTGGATGTTTTCAATAACTGCAGTCTAACTGATGACAGATTGAATAATCTGAGCCCTGACTACACCGATCAAGAAAG CAGCCAGGGGATTGATCTTCCGGAGAGCCCCTTTGCGTCAACAATGGGAAACGGCATTTCTACAGTCATCTAG